One window of the Burkholderia ubonensis subsp. mesacidophila genome contains the following:
- a CDS encoding helix-turn-helix domain-containing protein: protein MASGEVFLSTERVEPSLRDEYWRQVTRPIVDTTPIAGHGDARLTGTLASRMLGELLMWRTSFNAQQYRRDRRTIQQSGFDQYVVQLVRSGALVGDFNGVEVRACPGDIYIIDLGQPLCSRVDAGESVAVFVPREGLEKASGGRDLHGMVLHANRAITRLLADYLVGMYELGEQASPAQAIAVQDAMVALLAAALAEAAPLAGKRPVTHGDALRRRIVQHISQHVTDRDLSPDTLMTHFRISRAHLYRVFEADGGVARFIRDRRLDLAYRALVDPRSNGQTIKEVAFRYGFSSSDMLVRAMRQRFGATAREIRTEHGEHVEAIHDLSSLHVHFARHATPVIPLQGGRD, encoded by the coding sequence ATGGCTTCCGGGGAAGTCTTTCTATCGACCGAACGCGTCGAGCCGTCGCTGCGCGACGAATACTGGCGCCAGGTGACGCGGCCCATCGTCGACACGACGCCGATTGCCGGGCATGGAGACGCACGGCTGACCGGGACGCTGGCGTCGCGGATGCTGGGCGAGCTGCTGATGTGGCGGACGTCGTTCAATGCGCAGCAATACCGGCGCGACCGCCGGACCATCCAGCAGAGCGGCTTCGACCAGTACGTCGTGCAGCTCGTGCGCTCGGGCGCGCTCGTCGGCGATTTCAACGGCGTCGAAGTGCGCGCGTGTCCGGGCGACATCTACATCATCGATCTCGGCCAGCCGCTGTGCAGCCGGGTGGACGCGGGCGAGAGCGTCGCCGTGTTCGTGCCGCGCGAAGGGCTCGAGAAGGCGTCGGGCGGACGCGACCTGCACGGCATGGTGCTGCACGCGAACCGGGCGATCACGCGTCTGCTGGCCGATTATCTGGTGGGCATGTACGAGCTGGGCGAGCAGGCGTCGCCGGCGCAGGCGATCGCGGTGCAGGACGCGATGGTGGCGCTGCTCGCGGCCGCGCTCGCCGAGGCGGCGCCGCTCGCCGGCAAACGGCCGGTCACGCACGGCGACGCGCTGCGCCGGCGCATCGTGCAGCACATCTCGCAGCACGTTACCGATCGCGACCTGAGTCCCGATACGCTGATGACGCACTTCCGCATTTCGCGCGCGCACCTGTACCGGGTGTTCGAGGCGGACGGCGGCGTCGCGCGGTTCATTCGCGACCGGCGTCTCGATCTCGCGTATCGGGCGCTCGTCGATCCGCGCTCGAACGGGCAGACGATCAAGGAAGTCGCATTCCGCTACGGCTTTTCGAGCAGCGACATGCTGGTGCGGGCGATGCGTCAGCGCTTCGGTGCCACCGCGCGCGAGATTCGCACCGAGCACGGGGAGCACGTCGAGGCCATCCATGATCTGTCGAGCCTGCACGTGCACTTCGCGCGCCATGCGACGCCCGTGATCCCGTTGCAGGGAGGCCGGGACTGA
- a CDS encoding YadA-like family protein, with protein sequence MNKCYKTIWNETSGAWVAVQEGAASHGKAGGRKRVRGLRVIAGIAFSISGLTLSAYSEAQTAVSGTSANSGGSGSAASIDSTCSQNFVDRQNPGNQSATPGSQYILQNGCSTAIGNNANAQKASVAIGDRASASDSGISIGVGASTTKNSAIAIGTVALATGNTSFALGRQSAATADYATAIGNVAYASGESGIAMGHSAFAQGYRSIAIGSSDSRAAGNDGVSSGATYNPATQTRASGIASVALGAGAVAAPDGSIALGANSVGAANATGPARFSGDAIAPGGALSVGSTGAERQVRNVAGGTAGTDAVNLNQLSAVANSAVQYDDATKGNVTLGGATSTDGGVTGGTKLTNVTRGAVSATSTDAVNGSQLYQTNQQLSNVGTQVAGNTTNIAALQQDALQWNATLGAYDASHGSGAPQQIANLAQGVKGTDAVNVDQLNAAVKTGVGQLDSLAVKYDDASKQQVSLGGGNGGAPVRVTNVAEGGVSVGSTDAVNGSQLRHATDSVAAALGGGATANTNGSINAPKYDVGGATFNNVGDALGNIDTRVAGNTTAIAGLQQDALRFDPGVGAYNAAHGGVAAQITNVADGGIAAGSKDAVNGGQLYGVKSDLEQQITNVSNQAGDAVKNVVKYDVDANGNRLNSVSLVGGNAASPVVLKNVATGVDDTDAVNVKQLKSVQSSINQLGAMAVTYDDSSKGVITLGGAGGTKITNVQAGTLGATSTDAVNGSQLHATNQQVAKNTTDITNLQENVTNVTNGKAGLVQQQDPNGQVTVGAGTGGTSVNFANSANADRVLTGVAAGVNSNDAVNVGQLNSVLKDVRTSQEIKAAVTDANTSWIAHADAGAFGATATASGKNAVAVGQGSVADRDNSFSVGAKGNERQVTNVAAGTAPTDAVNVQQLNDNVAAASGASRGYTDQRIGQVYNDLNNVKKDMFGGVASAMAVAGLPQPTAPGRSMVSAATSNYRGQQGFAAGYSYLTQNDKWVVKASVTGNSRSDFGAVVGAGYQF encoded by the coding sequence ATGAATAAATGCTACAAAACGATCTGGAACGAGACATCCGGCGCCTGGGTGGCGGTGCAGGAAGGGGCTGCATCGCACGGCAAGGCAGGCGGCCGCAAGCGCGTACGGGGGCTTCGCGTGATTGCGGGTATTGCATTTTCTATTTCCGGATTGACGCTCTCCGCGTATTCGGAAGCACAAACGGCAGTTTCAGGAACGTCAGCCAATAGCGGCGGATCCGGTTCCGCGGCCAGCATCGATTCAACCTGTTCCCAGAATTTCGTCGATCGCCAGAATCCGGGAAACCAGTCCGCCACACCCGGTTCGCAATATATTCTGCAAAACGGCTGCAGTACGGCTATCGGGAATAACGCGAATGCGCAAAAGGCGTCGGTTGCAATCGGCGACCGCGCCAGCGCGTCGGATTCCGGCATTTCCATCGGCGTCGGCGCGAGCACGACGAAGAATTCGGCGATCGCGATCGGCACGGTCGCGCTGGCAACCGGCAACACCAGCTTCGCGCTCGGCCGCCAGTCGGCGGCGACCGCCGATTACGCGACGGCGATCGGCAACGTTGCGTACGCAAGCGGCGAAAGCGGGATTGCGATGGGGCATTCCGCGTTCGCCCAGGGCTACCGGTCGATCGCGATCGGCTCGTCCGACTCGCGGGCGGCGGGCAACGACGGCGTGTCGAGCGGCGCGACCTACAACCCGGCGACGCAAACCCGCGCGAGCGGCATCGCGTCCGTCGCGCTCGGCGCAGGGGCGGTGGCCGCGCCTGACGGCAGCATCGCGCTGGGCGCGAACAGCGTGGGCGCCGCCAACGCGACCGGCCCGGCCCGGTTCAGCGGCGATGCGATCGCACCCGGCGGCGCGCTGTCGGTCGGCAGCACGGGGGCGGAGCGGCAGGTCCGCAACGTCGCGGGCGGCACGGCGGGCACGGATGCGGTCAACCTCAACCAGCTGAGCGCGGTCGCGAACAGCGCGGTGCAATACGACGATGCAACCAAGGGCAACGTGACGCTTGGCGGCGCGACGAGCACGGACGGCGGCGTGACGGGCGGCACGAAGCTGACGAACGTGACGCGCGGCGCCGTGTCGGCGACGAGCACCGACGCGGTGAACGGCAGCCAGCTTTATCAAACGAACCAGCAGCTGTCGAACGTGGGCACGCAGGTCGCGGGCAACACGACGAACATCGCGGCGCTGCAGCAGGACGCGCTGCAATGGAATGCGACGCTCGGCGCGTATGACGCGAGCCACGGCAGCGGCGCGCCGCAGCAGATCGCCAACCTGGCGCAAGGCGTGAAGGGTACCGACGCGGTCAACGTCGATCAGCTGAATGCCGCGGTGAAGACCGGCGTCGGCCAACTCGATTCGCTCGCCGTGAAGTATGACGACGCGAGCAAGCAGCAGGTGTCGCTCGGCGGGGGCAACGGCGGCGCTCCGGTGCGCGTGACGAACGTCGCGGAAGGCGGCGTCTCCGTCGGCAGCACCGACGCGGTGAACGGCTCGCAACTGCGCCATGCCACCGACAGCGTGGCGGCGGCGCTCGGCGGCGGCGCCACGGCGAACACGAACGGCTCGATCAATGCGCCGAAGTACGACGTCGGCGGCGCCACCTTCAACAACGTCGGCGACGCGCTCGGCAACATCGACACGCGCGTGGCGGGCAACACGACGGCGATCGCGGGCTTGCAGCAAGACGCGCTGCGATTCGATCCGGGCGTCGGCGCGTACAACGCGGCGCACGGCGGCGTGGCCGCGCAGATCACCAACGTGGCGGACGGCGGCATCGCGGCAGGCAGCAAGGACGCGGTGAATGGCGGCCAGTTGTACGGCGTGAAATCCGACCTCGAACAGCAGATCACGAACGTGTCGAACCAGGCCGGCGACGCCGTGAAGAACGTCGTGAAATACGACGTGGACGCGAACGGCAACCGCCTGAATTCCGTTTCGCTCGTCGGCGGCAACGCCGCATCGCCTGTCGTGCTGAAGAATGTCGCGACCGGCGTGGACGATACCGACGCGGTGAACGTGAAGCAACTGAAGAGCGTGCAGTCGAGCATCAATCAGCTGGGTGCGATGGCGGTCACGTACGACGACAGCTCGAAGGGCGTCATTACGCTCGGCGGCGCCGGCGGCACGAAGATCACGAACGTGCAGGCCGGTACGCTCGGCGCAACCAGCACGGATGCCGTGAACGGCTCGCAGCTCCACGCGACGAATCAGCAGGTCGCGAAGAACACGACCGACATCACGAACCTGCAGGAGAACGTGACCAACGTCACGAACGGCAAGGCGGGCCTCGTGCAGCAGCAGGACCCGAACGGCCAGGTCACGGTCGGCGCGGGCACCGGCGGCACGTCGGTGAATTTCGCCAACAGCGCCAACGCGGATCGCGTGCTGACGGGCGTGGCGGCGGGCGTCAACAGCAACGACGCGGTGAACGTCGGCCAGCTCAACAGCGTGCTCAAGGACGTCAGGACCAGCCAGGAGATCAAGGCCGCAGTCACCGATGCGAATACGAGCTGGATCGCGCACGCGGATGCGGGCGCGTTCGGGGCGACGGCAACCGCGAGCGGCAAGAACGCCGTTGCGGTCGGCCAAGGCTCGGTCGCGGATCGCGACAATTCGTTCTCGGTCGGCGCGAAGGGCAACGAGCGCCAGGTCACCAACGTCGCGGCCGGTACGGCGCCGACCGATGCGGTGAATGTGCAGCAATTGAACGACAATGTCGCCGCCGCGTCGGGGGCATCGCGCGGCTACACGGATCAACGCATCGGCCAGGTCTACAACGACCTGAACAACGTCAAGAAGGACATGTTCGGCGGCGTGGCGTCGGCGATGGCGGTTGCCGGTCTTCCGCAACCGACTGCGCCGGGGCGTTCGATGGTGTCGGCGGCCACGTCGAACTACCGTGGCCAGCAAGGCTTCGCGGCGGGCTACTCGTACCTGACGCAAAACGACAAGTGGGTCGTCAAGGCGTCCGTGACGGGCAACAGCCGCTCGGACTTCGGTGCGGTCGTCGGCGCGGGCTACCAGTTCTGA